In Ruminococcaceae bacterium R-25, one genomic interval encodes:
- a CDS encoding glycosyltransferase involved in cell wall biosynthesis has product MDKAKKILFVTGSLNRGGAQRVITLLANKYADMGWEVHVALMLFNNVGYQISDKIVIHDLAHGKSAKNALKWVKELRDTIKNVSPSVIVSFVGRINLITMRASKGLGIPVVLSERNDPQHDRRSSFERSMCKSLYKKADKVVFQTRYQADCYKDTVDNGVIIPNPISAPVYEGDHPVKDIICVGKLMDQKNHPMMINAFAKIASEFPDTKVWIYGDGEKRADLTALIRSLGLESRIIMPGNSNNVFEVMRENEYFVMCSDYEGLSNALLEAMRSGMICVSTEWNGITDVISDGENGFLVPVGDVDALADKLRLVLTSDNSEIRRNSIEAGKKYDSDTVMERWVDEINRLAL; this is encoded by the coding sequence ATGGATAAGGCTAAGAAGATATTATTTGTTACAGGAAGTCTTAATCGCGGTGGTGCGCAGCGCGTTATTACTCTTCTTGCTAATAAATACGCTGATATGGGATGGGAAGTCCATGTTGCGCTTATGCTCTTTAACAATGTCGGATATCAGATCTCTGATAAGATAGTTATTCACGATCTTGCCCACGGTAAGAGTGCTAAGAATGCTCTTAAGTGGGTAAAGGAGTTAAGAGATACGATCAAAAATGTTTCTCCTTCGGTTATAGTATCATTCGTTGGACGTATCAATCTGATAACGATGAGGGCATCAAAGGGTTTGGGTATTCCTGTAGTCTTATCTGAACGCAATGATCCTCAGCACGACAGGAGAAGCTCTTTCGAGCGTTCCATGTGTAAAAGTCTTTATAAGAAAGCTGATAAAGTTGTATTCCAGACCAGGTATCAGGCTGATTGCTACAAAGATACCGTAGATAACGGAGTCATCATTCCCAACCCTATATCTGCTCCTGTATATGAGGGAGATCATCCTGTTAAAGATATTATTTGTGTTGGAAAACTCATGGATCAGAAGAATCACCCGATGATGATCAATGCTTTCGCTAAGATCGCTTCTGAATTCCCGGATACCAAAGTATGGATATACGGTGATGGCGAGAAGCGTGCTGATCTTACTGCTTTAATAAGGTCTCTTGGTCTTGAATCCAGGATAATAATGCCCGGGAACAGCAATAATGTATTTGAAGTAATGCGCGAGAATGAATATTTCGTTATGTGTTCTGATTATGAGGGCCTTTCAAACGCGCTCCTTGAAGCAATGCGCTCCGGTATGATCTGTGTCAGTACCGAATGGAACGGGATCACTGATGTTATCAGTGACGGGGAGAATGGTTTCCTTGTTCCTGTCGGTGATGTTGATGCTCTGGCAGATAAGCTCCGTTTGGTCTTAACGTCTGATAATTCGGAAATACGCAGGAATTCGATCGAAGCAGGGAAGAAGTATGACAGCGATACTGTAATGGAACGCTGGGTAGATGAGATAAACAGGTTGGCTTTATGA
- a CDS encoding glycosyltransferase involved in cell wall biosynthesis, which yields MSKKNVAIIVQKLKGGGAERTAANLSMLLSSRYNVFLIVFDGTDIAYPYAGTLIDLKLPPTKSKSKKIPLGLKRIKAVKRIKKENHIDASISLLSGANLINCMTRCGDKIITSVRNQLSMSKNGSAIKREIKFVSKRSDYVVALSKGVEEELVNFFGVPSSKAVTIYNPVDGDVLRSKASECRDSAVISGSAITTMGRLVGQKGQWHLIRAMSEVVKTVSDAKLYILGQGDLKEMLIRLVSGLGLSENVEFLGFVEAPHSYIMNSQVFVFPSLYEGLGNVLLEAMACGVPCISTDCMSGPREILAPGTPVKQSLTDAEYAEYGVLVSVGDQGHYNASEPLTPAELQLASVIIRMLKDKELHDRYVEKSLKRASDFSPEVITDCWSDIIDI from the coding sequence ATGAGCAAAAAGAATGTTGCGATAATTGTTCAAAAGCTTAAAGGCGGCGGTGCTGAGAGAACGGCAGCCAATCTTTCCATGCTACTAAGCAGCAGATATAATGTCTTTCTGATCGTATTTGATGGTACTGATATTGCATATCCTTATGCCGGTACACTTATTGACCTTAAGCTTCCTCCGACAAAGTCCAAGTCTAAAAAGATTCCTTTGGGACTTAAGAGGATCAAGGCTGTTAAGCGGATCAAGAAAGAGAATCATATCGATGCTTCTATCAGTCTTCTGTCGGGAGCAAATCTTATCAACTGTATGACCAGATGCGGCGATAAGATAATTACTTCTGTAAGAAACCAGCTCTCAATGTCTAAAAATGGTTCCGCTATTAAGCGTGAGATTAAGTTTGTTTCTAAGCGATCTGACTATGTTGTTGCTCTTTCAAAAGGTGTTGAAGAGGAACTTGTTAATTTCTTTGGAGTGCCTTCTTCTAAGGCTGTCACGATCTATAACCCTGTTGACGGTGACGTACTGCGGTCCAAAGCTTCAGAATGCAGAGATAGTGCTGTCATTTCGGGTTCTGCTATAACCACGATGGGAAGACTTGTAGGGCAGAAGGGTCAATGGCATCTTATCAGAGCCATGTCTGAAGTCGTTAAGACTGTCAGTGATGCAAAGCTCTACATACTTGGCCAAGGCGATCTTAAAGAAATGCTTATCCGGCTTGTTTCAGGGCTTGGCCTCTCAGAGAATGTTGAATTCTTAGGATTCGTGGAAGCTCCGCATTCATATATCATGAACAGTCAGGTCTTTGTTTTCCCGTCATTATATGAGGGCCTTGGCAACGTGCTTCTTGAAGCGATGGCTTGCGGAGTCCCTTGTATCTCAACCGACTGTATGTCGGGCCCCAGAGAGATCCTGGCTCCCGGAACACCTGTTAAGCAGTCTCTCACAGATGCCGAATATGCAGAATATGGTGTGCTCGTATCTGTAGGAGACCAGGGCCATTATAATGCTTCTGAACCATTAACTCCTGCTGAGCTGCAATTAGCTTCTGTTATTATAAGAATGCTTAAAGATAAAGAATTACATGACCGTTATGTTGAGAAGTCATTGAAGCGTGCTTCAGACTTTTCGCCTGAGGTCATTACTGACTGTTGGTCTGATATTATTGATATATGA
- a CDS encoding CDP-glycerol glycerophosphotransferase, whose product MRKRLIYILKHNVILQKLYRVIMSFVFRVMGLFVKTDDKLILFVSFMGLGFNDSPKAIYDYLKSHPEYGSYRMVWAFEKPQDHKELDTVRIDSFKYFKTALKAKYWVTNTNIERGLKFKKKSQIYLNTWHGIALKHIGNDCPGRKDYNFNTVDHLVVSGDHDEKVWKSAFNADEKTYLRCGMPRNEELWLASEERRAELKSKLGLPSDKKIILYAPTWRDSTDGGANYEIKPPIHLDIWKKTLGSDYIVLFRAHHQTTKVLGIQFDEFVRDYSEYPAVNDLIIVSDILITDYSAIAFDYSVLCKPIFCYAYDYETYLADRGTYFDIDDYYPNKSCRTEDDLLDRICNCDYEMECSNTKTFRDRFIKYGIGATKACVDACFGSKCRQ is encoded by the coding sequence ATGCGTAAGAGACTGATATACATTCTTAAGCATAACGTTATTTTGCAGAAGCTCTATCGTGTGATAATGAGCTTCGTTTTCAGAGTGATGGGTTTATTTGTCAAGACGGACGATAAACTTATATTATTTGTGTCTTTCATGGGCTTGGGTTTTAATGACAGCCCGAAGGCTATCTACGATTATCTGAAGTCTCATCCGGAATATGGTTCTTATAGAATGGTCTGGGCTTTTGAAAAGCCTCAGGATCATAAAGAGCTCGATACTGTCAGGATCGATTCCTTTAAGTATTTTAAGACGGCGCTTAAAGCCAAATATTGGGTAACTAATACCAATATTGAGCGTGGACTTAAGTTTAAAAAGAAATCCCAGATTTATTTGAATACCTGGCATGGTATTGCCCTTAAGCATATAGGTAATGACTGCCCGGGCAGAAAAGATTATAACTTCAATACTGTAGATCACCTTGTAGTATCCGGAGATCATGATGAGAAGGTCTGGAAAAGTGCTTTTAACGCCGATGAGAAGACTTATCTTCGCTGCGGAATGCCAAGAAATGAAGAGCTTTGGCTTGCCTCTGAAGAAAGAAGGGCAGAGCTTAAATCAAAGCTCGGGCTTCCATCCGATAAGAAGATCATATTGTATGCACCAACCTGGCGCGACAGCACTGACGGTGGGGCTAATTATGAGATCAAGCCGCCTATTCATTTAGATATCTGGAAGAAAACGCTCGGTTCAGATTATATTGTTCTGTTCAGAGCACATCACCAGACAACAAAGGTGCTGGGCATACAGTTTGATGAATTCGTAAGGGATTATTCAGAATATCCTGCTGTAAATGATCTAATAATAGTATCTGACATCCTGATCACTGATTACAGTGCAATAGCCTTTGATTACTCCGTGCTTTGCAAGCCGATCTTCTGCTATGCATACGATTATGAGACGTATCTTGCTGACCGCGGAACATATTTTGATATAGACGATTACTATCCGAATAAGAGCTGCAGGACAGAAGATGATCTGTTAGACAGGATCTGTAACTGTGATTATGAGATGGAATGTTCTAATACCAAGACATTCAGAGACAGATTTATAAAATACGGAATCGGCGCAACTAAAGCTTGCGTGGATGCTTGTTTTGGAAGTAAGTGTCGTCAATGA
- a CDS encoding cytidyltransferase-like protein: MSIDCLKKAVVIGGSNGIGLAIVNKLISDGCFVEILDKSKPEEGQIRSGSYGYHYCDLLYLDHDYISSLASDKSVEVLMITAGFGRICDFEYMHTAEIRNMMTVNATSTIEILRLFYDRIKSSDKFYCGVMGSIAGLLSSPAASVYSASKAAVCRFVESVNIELEASGTSNRILNVSPATFKGSKFYGGDNQLELLEDLASQIVSRLFDSSVLFIPQYDEIFKDVIARYQTDPHEYGFHSYQYKKDSGRLDNERRVKIGYLSGTFDLFHVGHLNILKRARSECDYLIVGVHESGAWKGKETFIPFEERCEIIAGCKYVDKVVKSCPEDSDAWELYHYDKLFVGSDYKGSERFNRYEEFFKDKGVEIVYFPYTQSTNSTQIRKTVLLKTKDINLN, encoded by the coding sequence ATCTTAGATAAGAGCAAACCTGAAGAAGGGCAGATACGATCCGGTTCTTATGGATATCATTATTGTGATCTGCTGTATCTTGATCATGATTATATTTCTTCTTTGGCTTCTGATAAGTCCGTTGAAGTCCTTATGATAACAGCCGGATTTGGCCGTATCTGTGATTTTGAGTATATGCATACGGCTGAGATCAGGAACATGATGACAGTTAATGCCACATCCACAATCGAGATACTTCGTCTGTTCTATGACCGTATAAAGTCTTCAGATAAGTTCTATTGCGGTGTAATGGGTTCTATCGCAGGATTATTGTCTTCACCGGCTGCTTCGGTCTATTCAGCTTCAAAGGCTGCTGTTTGCAGATTTGTTGAGAGTGTTAACATTGAACTTGAGGCTTCAGGTACATCTAACCGTATCCTCAATGTGTCACCGGCCACTTTTAAAGGCTCTAAGTTCTATGGCGGCGATAATCAGCTTGAGTTGCTTGAAGATCTTGCTTCCCAGATAGTTTCCAGGCTTTTTGATTCGTCAGTGCTCTTTATTCCTCAGTATGATGAGATTTTTAAAGACGTTATCGCTCGTTATCAGACTGATCCCCATGAATACGGATTCCACAGTTATCAGTACAAAAAAGACTCAGGCCGTTTGGATAATGAGAGACGGGTTAAGATCGGTTATTTGTCTGGAACATTCGATCTTTTCCATGTAGGACACCTTAACATCCTCAAAAGAGCCAGGTCTGAGTGTGATTATCTTATTGTAGGCGTTCATGAGAGCGGCGCATGGAAGGGAAAAGAGACATTTATTCCTTTTGAGGAGAGATGTGAGATCATTGCAGGATGTAAATATGTTGATAAAGTCGTTAAATCCTGCCCTGAAGACTCTGATGCATGGGAGTTATATCATTATGATAAGCTTTTCGTTGGTTCAGATTATAAAGGGTCTGAGAGATTTAACCGCTATGAGGAATTCTTTAAGGATAAGGGTGTTGAGATAGTGTATTTTCCATATACTCAGAGCACCAACAGCACCCAGATCCGTAAAACTGTGCTGTTAAAGACAAAAGACATTAACCTAAACTGA
- a CDS encoding galacturonosyltransferase yields the protein MKILFASVTDSGILRVRSQLIKALLAQGHSVIVATPADKDYKKLEEIGCTFVPVTIDQHGTNPLSDLKLYKQYKKLLKTIKPDAVFLFTTKPNIYCGMACRKLGIPAVMNITGMGSALGNKGFLQKIMIMLYKNSCKGSNLKRIFFQNDDSKAFFEKNKIGNSNVFARIPGSGVNLEKYSLLSFPSSSTVDFLFVARVIKQKGIDNYIEAARIIRKDHPEAVFHVLGASDDSYKSVLDEASSAGDIVYHGRVDNIPDFQKLSQCTIHPSYYPEGMSNVILEAAASGRPVITTDHPGCREGVDDGVTGFIVPVNDTESLVRAIRKFLAMPIAEREEMGRRGRIKMEKVFDRSIVTSAYLDALKDIKGNG from the coding sequence ATGAAGATCTTATTTGCATCAGTGACTGACAGCGGCATCTTAAGAGTTCGATCTCAACTCATCAAAGCTTTGCTTGCGCAAGGCCATTCTGTCATTGTTGCCACACCTGCGGATAAAGATTATAAGAAACTTGAAGAAATAGGCTGTACATTTGTCCCTGTAACTATCGATCAGCACGGAACTAATCCTTTATCTGATCTGAAGCTTTATAAACAATACAAAAAACTGCTTAAGACAATTAAGCCTGATGCGGTATTCCTGTTTACTACAAAACCCAATATCTACTGCGGTATGGCTTGTAGAAAACTCGGAATTCCGGCCGTTATGAATATCACCGGTATGGGTTCTGCACTTGGAAATAAAGGCTTTCTTCAGAAAATAATGATCATGCTTTATAAGAATTCCTGCAAAGGCAGCAATCTTAAGCGCATTTTTTTCCAGAATGATGACAGTAAAGCATTTTTCGAGAAGAATAAGATCGGCAACAGTAATGTGTTTGCACGTATACCGGGAAGCGGCGTAAATCTTGAGAAGTATTCATTACTCAGCTTTCCGTCATCTTCTACAGTTGATTTTCTTTTCGTTGCAAGGGTGATAAAGCAGAAAGGCATCGACAACTATATTGAAGCAGCAAGGATAATCAGAAAGGATCATCCGGAAGCCGTATTCCATGTTCTTGGCGCATCTGATGATTCTTATAAGTCTGTGTTGGACGAGGCTTCTTCAGCAGGAGATATCGTTTATCACGGCAGGGTAGATAACATCCCGGATTTCCAGAAACTCTCTCAATGTACGATTCATCCTTCGTATTATCCTGAAGGAATGAGCAATGTAATTCTGGAAGCTGCTGCAAGCGGCAGACCTGTAATAACAACTGATCACCCGGGCTGCAGGGAAGGTGTCGATGACGGCGTTACGGGATTTATTGTACCGGTCAATGATACGGAATCCCTTGTCAGAGCTATCAGAAAGTTCCTTGCAATGCCTATAGCTGAGCGTGAAGAAATGGGCAGGCGCGGAAGAATTAAAATGGAAAAAGTGTTCGACAGAAGTATTGTCACTTCAGCATATTTGGATGCTTTAAAGGATATTAAAGGCAATGGATAA